In a single window of the Acipenser ruthenus unplaced genomic scaffold, fAciRut3.2 maternal haplotype, whole genome shotgun sequence genome:
- the LOC131730515 gene encoding PRELI domain-containing protein 1, mitochondrial-like isoform X2, with product MVKYFLGLSVLKSSWDQVFVAFWQRYPNPYSKHVLTEDILFREVTPDNRLISRRLLTKTNRAPRWTEKYLPSNMARSAYVIEDSIVDPQSRTLTTFTWNISHARYMAVEERCVYGVNPDNNSWTEIKREAWISSNLFGLSRALQEFGLARFKSSVTKTMKGFEFILAKMQGGTPSRTLAETAKEATDKVKETALAATEKAKDLASQAQKKQQYV from the exons ATGGTGAAGTATTTTCTGGGGCTGAGTGTTCTGAAGAGCTCGTGGGACCAAGTGTTTGTGGCGTTCTGGCAGCGCTATCCAAACCCCTACAG TAAGCATGTCCTCACTGAGGATATCCTCTTCCGGGAGGTCACCCCAGATAACCGACTCATTTCCAGGAGGCTGCTGACCAAGACCAACCGGGCGCCCCGCTGGACTGAGAAGTACCTCCCCTCCAACATGGCGCGCTCTGCCTACGTCATCGAGGACTCCATCGTGGACCCCCAGAGCAGGACCCTCACCACCTTCACCTGGAACATCAGCCACGCGCGCTACATG GCGGTGGAGGAACGCTGTGTTTATGGAGTGAACCCCGACAATAACAGCTGGACTGAGATCAAGCGAGAGGCTTGGATTTCATCCAACTTGTTTGGCCTCTCCAGAGCTCTTCAG GAATTTGGCCTAGCCAGGTTTAAGAGCAGCGTTACAAAGACCATGAAGGGGTTTGAATTCATCCTGGCAAAAATGCAAG GGGGTACTCCTTCAAGGACGCTGGCGGAAACAGCTAAAGAAGCAACAGACAAAGTAAAGGAGACGGCTCTGGCTGCTACAGAGAAAGCCAAGGACCTGGCCTCCCAGGCTCAGAAAAAGCAGCAGTATGTCTGA
- the LOC117431332 gene encoding max dimerization protein 3-like, with protein MEMNTCNIQVLLQAAEYLERREREAEHGYASASPFYSKSAADQRSKQKSRKNPQSIRTVHNELEKHRRAQLRRCLEQLKQQVPLSAESSRNTTLNLLRRARLHIKKLQEQDKRAERMKDRLRWEQSGLRGRLEQLLGGTERTRNDSLGSALSSERSDSDQEDVEIDVESTVFVCVETEGLGDTQGEGDHSYSSPGLVWL; from the exons ATGGAAATGAACACGTGTAACATCCAGGTCCTGTTGCAAGCAGCGGAATATCttgagaggagagagcgag AAGCAGAGCACGGTTATGCATCTGCATCGCCGTTTTACAGTAAGAGTGCCGCGGATCAGCGAAGCAAGCAGAAATCCAGGAAGAACCCGCAGAGCATCAG gacGGTGCACAATGAGCTGGAGAAACACAG ACGAGCCCAGCTCCGCCGCTGCCTGGAGCAGCTGAAACAGCAGGTCCCTCTGAGTGCAGAGTCCTCGAGAAACACGACCCTGAACCTGCTGCGCCGGGCGCGCCTGCACATCAAG aAGCTGCAAGAGCAGGACAAGCGCGCTGAACGTATGAAGGACCGTCTGCGCTGGGAGCAGAGTGGGCTGCGTGGGAGACTGGAACAGCTGCTAGGGGGGACAGAGAGAACGAGGAATGACAGCCTGGGATCAGCACTGTCCTCGGAGAGGTCCGACTCCGACcaag AGGACGTGGAGATTGATGTGGAGAGCACAGTGTTCGTGTGTGTGGAGACGGAGGGCCTGGGAGATACACAGGGGGAAGGAGATCACAGCTACTCCAGCCCAGGACTGGTCTGGCTATGA
- the LOC131730515 gene encoding PRELI domain-containing protein 1, mitochondrial-like isoform X1: MVKYFLGLSVLKSSWDQVFVAFWQRYPNPYSKHVLTEDILFREVTPDNRLISRRLLTKTNRAPRWTEKYLPSNMARSAYVIEDSIVDPQSRTLTTFTWNISHARYMVRTPALFISTGPADLNAVEERCVYGVNPDNNSWTEIKREAWISSNLFGLSRALQEFGLARFKSSVTKTMKGFEFILAKMQGGTPSRTLAETAKEATDKVKETALAATEKAKDLASQAQKKQQYV; encoded by the exons ATGGTGAAGTATTTTCTGGGGCTGAGTGTTCTGAAGAGCTCGTGGGACCAAGTGTTTGTGGCGTTCTGGCAGCGCTATCCAAACCCCTACAG TAAGCATGTCCTCACTGAGGATATCCTCTTCCGGGAGGTCACCCCAGATAACCGACTCATTTCCAGGAGGCTGCTGACCAAGACCAACCGGGCGCCCCGCTGGACTGAGAAGTACCTCCCCTCCAACATGGCGCGCTCTGCCTACGTCATCGAGGACTCCATCGTGGACCCCCAGAGCAGGACCCTCACCACCTTCACCTGGAACATCAGCCACGCGCGCTACATGGTCAGAACACCTGCCCTGTTTATATCCACTGGACCAGCAGATCTAAAT GCGGTGGAGGAACGCTGTGTTTATGGAGTGAACCCCGACAATAACAGCTGGACTGAGATCAAGCGAGAGGCTTGGATTTCATCCAACTTGTTTGGCCTCTCCAGAGCTCTTCAG GAATTTGGCCTAGCCAGGTTTAAGAGCAGCGTTACAAAGACCATGAAGGGGTTTGAATTCATCCTGGCAAAAATGCAAG GGGGTACTCCTTCAAGGACGCTGGCGGAAACAGCTAAAGAAGCAACAGACAAAGTAAAGGAGACGGCTCTGGCTGCTACAGAGAAAGCCAAGGACCTGGCCTCCCAGGCTCAGAAAAAGCAGCAGTATGTCTGA
- the LOC117431231 gene encoding lateral signaling target protein 2 homolog, whose product MLPALMRRWLYRPKMSDQRPLAQFYHADEEVTRVTAELNGVDLRKDLQKYLVLLNQLRISQDRMLRTIELVMEECIPAERQSRDYHIKFPDEILHDNLGVQLWFAAECLSAGSFLEVRESEGVLLRPLAEELLHCLEGLRLLLREHSLSDSRSYPPLVKEALLQYDRVFSEFELSYISTVIPVKSAEEMQRQQEIVVLFCETVDRALKLGYLNQELIDGCDPLLMFTIPRLAIICGLLIFPDGPLNLQHGPESMSGLFRPFYTLLQKIRDLLGILTAEELDILEMNLCTAESGGFLCQQKRSPPSTGSGGSPNPNELPPADYEPEPGKLEAHWAHRAPEPLQDLYTASSTVATASSSSSSSSQHREGAGFSPIYPTQEAAPEHVIPQNSHPHPAAPGGTDWGFSGSPFPYPSSAFHQSGRQQLQATAEHGHPAEDCRTALGTGEQIRNVNELPGSDRDRSYRSYSVTVYNRAPARTEAEGEVRDSTPLVMSHSGVPGQQLRTTEPRHPSRDSSRRRSGQESYHDLAKIRRAVEGAQLRARYRSNRDMIHRLFVCISGVADQLQTNFASDMRTILKSVFEVTASSADPWVDSAEIDSAVEVEEEDSSVSRQEECELCEELNDSNVGNAAGPPVWVPDSACNRCSACETPFTLLRRRHHCRSCGKIFCARCSPHETPIPRFGQLRAVRVCSHCFTSHIGGETTQF is encoded by the exons ATGCTGCCAGCTCTAATGAGGAGATGGCTCTACAGACCAAAG ATGTCGGACCAGCGGCCACTGGCTCAGTTCTACCATGCAGACGAGGAGGTGACGAGGGTCACGGCGGAGCTGAATGGAGTGGACCTCAGGAAGGACCTGCAGAAATACCTGGTGCTGCTCAACCAGCTGAGAATCAGTCAG GACCGCATGTTGAGGACTATCGAGCTAGTGATGGAGGAGTGTATCCCGGCTGAGAGGCAGAGTCGCGATTATCACATCAAGTTTCCAGATGAGATCCTTCACGACAACCTGGGGGTGCAGCTGTGGTTCGCTGCCGAG TGCTTGTCTGCGGGCTCTTTCCTGGAGGTGCGGGAGTCGGAGGGTGTTCTACTGCGCCCCCTAGCTGAGGAGCTGCTGCACTGCCTGGAGGGGTTGAGGCTGCTGCTGAGGGAGCACAGCCTGAGTGACTCCCGCAGCTACCCGCCACTGGTCAAGGAGGCCCTGCTCCAGTACGACCGCGTCTTCTCCGAGTTTGAGCTCAG TTACATTTCCACAGTGATCCCTGTGAAGTCAGCAGAGGAGATGCAGAGGCAGCAGGAGATTGTGGTCTTGTTCTGTGAGACTGTGGACAG AGCTCTCAAGCTGGGATACCTGAACCAGGAGCTGATTGATGGCTGTGACCCGCTGCTGATGTTCACAATCCCTCGACTCGCTATCATCTG CGGGCTGCTCATCTTCCCAGACGGTCCCCTGAATCTCCAGCACGGGCCCGAGAGCATGTCCGGTCTGTTCAGGCCCTTCTACACTCTACTGCAGAAAATCAG GGACCTGCTGGGCATCCTCACTGCTGAGGAGCTCGACATCCTGGAGATGAACCTGTGCACAGCGGAGTCAGGCGGCTTCCTCTGCCAACAGAAGCGCTCGCCACCCTCCACTGGCAGTGGAGGGAGCCCCAACCCCAACGAGCTCCCTCCTGCTGATTATGAGCCAGAACCTGGGAAGCTGGAGGCTCATTGGGCACACAGGGCCCCTGAGCCACTGCAGGACCTTTACACTGCCTCCTCTACTGTAGCTAcagcttcctcctcctcctcctcctcctcacagcaCAGAGAAGGTGCTGGTTTCTCTCCCATTTATCCCACCCAGGAGGCAGCCCCAGAACATGTAATCCCACAAAACAGCCATCCGCACCCAGCTGCCCCGGGCGGAACGGATTGGGGATTCTCTGGAAGCCCTTTTCCATATCCGAGCTCAGCATTCCACCAGTCAGGGCGCCAACAGCTGCAAGCAACGGCAGAGCACGGGCATCCTGCGGAGGACTGTCGCACTGCTCTGGGCACTGGAGAGCAGATCCGGAATGTCAATGAATTGCCGGGTTCAGACAGGGACAGGTCCTATCGTTCTTACTCTGTGACTGTTTATAATAGAGCTCCTGCCAGGACAGAAGCAGAAGGCGAGGTGAGAGACAGCACGCCCCTTGTGATGTCGCACAGCGGGGTTCCTGGACAGCAACTTCGAACCACAGAGCCCAGACATCCATCCAGAGACAGCAGCAG GAGGCGGAGCGGGCAGGAAAGCTATCACGACCTTGCTAAGATCAGACGTGCTGTCGAGGGCGCCCAGCTGCGGGCACGTTACCGTAGCAACAGGGACATGATCCACAGGCTCTTCGTGTGCATCTCAG GGGTCGCGGACCAGCTTCAGACTAACTTTGCCAGCGACATGCGGACCATTTTGAAGTCCGTGTTCGAGGTGACTGCGTCCAGCGCTGACCCATGGGTTGACAGTGCTGAGATCGATT CCgcagtggaggtggaggaggaggacagCTCCGTTTCCAGGCAGGAGGAGTGCGAGTTGTGTGAGGAGCTCAACGACAGTAATGTTGGCAATGCTGCAG GTCCCCCTGTGTGGGTGCCAGACAGCGCCTGCAATCGCTGCTCAGCCTGCGAGACTCCGTTCACCCTCCTGCGGAGACGACACCACTGCAGAAGCTGCGGCAAG ATCTTCTGTGCCCGCTGTTCACCCCACGAGACCCCTATCCCTCGCTTCGGACAGCTGAGAGCAGTCCGGGTCTGCAGCCACTGCTTCACGTCTCACATCGGCGGGGAAACCACGCAGTTTTaa
- the npy7r gene encoding neuropeptide Y receptor Y7: MVRSDPSNSSTRRHNRDLASGGTGFRIADITKLLGVQITLIAAYSLIILLGLVGNSLVIYMIVKYKNMRTVTNYFIANLALADLMVDSLCLPFTLVYTLLDEWKFGAVMCHLVPYSQALSVHVSTLTLTVIALERHRCIVFHLGQRVSVRTSFVVIALTWLVAAILAGPLAIFREYRYEEIPSINLRIAVCSEKWPHGNNRDGTIYSLSMLLLQYVLPLSIISYAYVRIWIKLKNHVSPCSRSDSHYRRRKTTKMLVMVVVVFGVCWLPFHVFQLASDLDLIMKFEEYKLLYTVFHVIAMCSTFVNPLLYGWMNKNYRNGFLMFFRCEHKPEAIHLECSMRTRLNTFQTVMLNSSHKWGASNGHPPTAV; this comes from the coding sequence ATGGTCCGCTCTGATCCATCCAACAGCTCTACAAGACGGCACAACAGGGACCTGGCCAGCGGTGGCACGGGCTTCCGCATCGCAGACATCACCAAGCTCCTGGGTGTGCAGATCACCCTCATTGCAGCCTACTCACTCATCATCCTGCTGGGGCTCGTCGGCAACTCCTTGGTGATTTACATGATCGTCAAGTACAAGAACATGCGGACAGTCACCAACTACTTCATCGCCAACCTGGCCCTGGCAGACCTCATGGTGGACAGCCTCTGCCTGCCCTTCACGCTGGTGTACACCCTGCTGGACGAGTGGAAGTTCGGAGCCGTTATGTGCCACCTGGTGCCCTACTCCCAGGCCCTGAGCGTGCACGTCTCCACCCTGACACTCACAGTCATCGCCCTGGAGAGGCACCGCTGTATCGTTTTCCACCTGGGCCAACGCGTCTCTGTACGGACCAGCTTTGTCGTCATCGCTCTTACCTGGCTGGTGGCGGCCATCCTGGCTGGACCATTGGCCATCTTCCGAGAGTACAGGTACGAGGAAATCCCCTCCATCAACCTGAGGATTGCAGTGTGCTCCGAGAAGTGGCCTCACGGGAACAACCGCGACGGCACCATCTACAGCCTCTCCATGCTCCTCCTGCAGTACGTCTTGCCTCTGAGCATCATCAGCTATGCCTACGTGCGCATCTGGATCAAGCTGAAGAACCACGTGAGCCCCTGTAGCCGCAGCGACAGCCACTACCGCCGGAGAAAGACTACCAAGAtgctggtgatggtggtggtggtctTCGGGGTGTGCTGGCTGCCCTTCCACGTGTTCCAGCTGGCCAGTGACCTGGACCTGATCATGAAGTTTGAGGAGTACAAGCTCCTCTACACAGTGTTCCACGTGATCGCCATGTGCTCCACATTCGTCAACCCGCTGCTCTACGGCTGGATGAACAAGAACTACCGCAACGGCTTCCTCATGTTCTTCCGCTGCGAGCACAAGCCTGAGGCCATCCACCTGGAGTGCTCGATGAGGACCAGGCTCAACACCTTCCAGACCGTGATGCTGAACAGCAGTCACAAGTGGGGCGCCAGCAATGGCCACCCTCCCACAGCTGTTTAG